In Calonectris borealis chromosome 8, bCalBor7.hap1.2, whole genome shotgun sequence, a single genomic region encodes these proteins:
- the C8B gene encoding complement component C8 beta chain, with protein sequence MSTAHTAFAPYPVTLLLLYAVLGILTVRCVGGENESLNLSGTDKTMANGRWARSVSNRPQPRDCALSAWSSWSKCDPCQKKRYRFARLEQPSQFNGDPCDYSDKETEDCVTNNPCRNKVRCEGFVCAVTGRCITRRLLCNGDDDCGDQSDEKNCKKVFKKCDRKMEQYWGIENLAKGLNIFTNNLEGLVLDHRYYAGGCSPHYIMDTRFRKPYNVESYTPETKGKFEFTMTEYDSYANYESSVLKAKASQSSFSFGIKIPGVFELGYNSNDNRFKKFIQRMKRFSSTSSKFIHARSELAVAIYKLKPRALMLHYEFLQRLHQLPSEYGYGEYRELYRDYGTHYITEATVGGIYEYTLVVNSNELRKAGYSLSDVQKCAQHGFNIGAGIDGVYLKLGITEAGCKSLLKEIGDSTSKKQYVEDFIVLVRGGASEHVTALAYKDLPTAALMQEWGDAVQYNPEIIKLKAEPLYELVTPTDFANAMAIKENLRRALDEFQLETSSCRCAPCHGNGIPFLQGTECECLCPLGYSGTACEVSKRKDAAVNGNWGCWASWSPCSGGQRTRRRQCNNPAPQNGGSSCSGPDAETVTC encoded by the exons ATGAGCACAGCACATACCGCGTTTGCTCCGTACCCTGTCACACTGTTGCTGCTTTATGCCGTACTCGGCATCCTAACCGTTCGTTGCGTTGG TGGTGAAAATGAGTCCCTTAACCTGAGCGGCACCGACAAGACCATGGCTAACGGCAGGTGGGCCCGGTCCGTGAGCAACCGGCCGCAGCCCCGCGACTGCGCGCTCTCCGCCTGGTCCTCGTGGAGCAAGTGCGATCCCTGTCAAAAGAAAAGG TACAGATTTGCCCGCCTGGAACAGCCTTCTCAGTTCAATGGAGATCCATGCGATTACTCTGACAAAGAAACTGAAGACTGTGTTACAAATAATCCTTGCAGGAATAAAGTTAGATGTGAAGGTTTTGTGTGTGCAGTTACAG GGAGATGCATTACACGGAGGCTGCTTTGTAATGGGGATGATGACTGTGGGGACCAGTCAGatgaaaaaaactgcaaaaaagtgtttaaaaaatgcGACCGGAAGATGGAGCAATACTGGGGAATAGAGAATCTGGCAAAAGG GTTAAATATCTTCACAAACAACTTGGAAGGATTAGTTCTTGATCACAGGTACTATGCTGGGGGATGTTCTCCCCATTATATCATGGACACGAGATTCAGAAAGCCATACAATGTAGAAAGCTATACACCAGAG aCCAAAGGCAAATTTGAATTTACGATGACTGAATATGACTCCTATGCAAATTATGAAAGCAGTGTCCTGAAGGCAAAAGCTTCGCAGTCTAGCTTCAGTTTTGGTATAAAAATACCAGGAGTGTTTGAACTTGGTTACAATTCAAATGACAACAGGTTCAAGAAGTTCATTCAAAGGATGAAAAGATTTTCTTCAACT TCCAGCAAATTCATTCATGCCCGTTCTGAGCTGGCTGTTGCCATTTATAAGCTGAAGCCCCGAGCCCTGATGCTGCATTACGAGTTCCTGCAGAGACTCCATCAGCTCCCGTCAGAGTACGGCTACGGGGAGTACAGGGAGCTCTACAGAGACTACGGGACCCATTACATCACGGAGGCCACCGTCGGCGGCATCTACGAATATACTTTAGTCGTGAACAGCAATGAGCTCCGAAAGGCGG GTTATTCTCTGAGCGATGTCCAGAAATGTGCACAGCATGGCTTTAACATCGGTGCAGGTATTGATGGTGTCTATCTGAAGCTTGGAATAACTGAAGCCGGCTGTAAATCCCTTTTAAAAGAGATTGGAG ACAGCACCTCCAAAAAACAGTATGTGGAAGATTTCATCGTCCTTGTTCGTGGCGGAGCAAGCGAACACGTTACCGCGTTGGCTTACAAAGACCTGCCGACAGCTGCGCTCATGCAGGAGTGGGGAGATGCTGTTCAGTACAACCCTGAAATCATAAAGCTAAAG GCAGAGCCGCTGTATGAGCTGGTGACTCCAACAGATTTTGCTAATGCAAtggcaataaaagaaaatctgcGACGGGCTCTTGATGAGTTTCAGCTGGAGACCAGTTCTTGTCGCTGTGCTCCGTGCCACGGCAATGGGATCCCCTTTCTGCAAG GAACCGAGTGTGAGTGCTTATGTCCCCTCGGCTACAGCGGCACTGCCTGTGAGGTCAGCAAGAGGAAAG atgctgcTGTTAATGGAAACTGGGGTTGCTGGGCCAGCTGGTCTCCATGTTCAGGAGGTCAACGAACAAGGAGACGACAGTGCAACAACCCTGCGCCGCAAAATGGTGGTTCATCATGCTCAGGGCCAGATGCTGAGACAGTTACTTGTTAG